The following is a genomic window from Streptomyces chrestomyceticus JCM 4735.
TCTGATCTTGACAGTCACATCGAGCGGGGCGAACCGAGCGGGGTGAGGGACATGGCGACCAAGGACACCGGCGGCGGGCAGCAGAAGGCGACGCGTTCGACCGAGGAGGTCGAGGAGCAGTCGCAGGACGCGCAGGCCGCGGACGATCTCAAGGAGCGGCAGGAGAAGCTGTCGGACGACGTCGACTCCGTGCTGGACGAGATCGACGACGTGCTCGAAGAGAACGCCGAGGATTTCGTGCGGTCGTTCGTGCAAAAGGGCGGACAGTAACGGATCGCCGGGTTCCGTCGGCGGCCGGCACCCCGGATGTCCGGGCGCGGCGGGCCACGGTCCGCGCACACCGCGCGGGCCGTGCGCACGCACCGGCATGACGGGCCCCGGCACCGGCTCCGGGGCGCGCGGCCGCGCAGGCTGCCGCGCGCTCCCGGGTTTGCCGGTACCAGCGCGTACGGGTTCGCCGGTACGAGCGCGTACGCACCAGCCGTCCCGGTATCGGCGCGCGGCCACGGAGGCCGGAACGCGAAAGGCCGCCGCTGCCGTCGTCCGGCCCGGTCCGGTCCCGCGTGCATGTGGATCATGACCGCAGGACAGGTAAGGTCCGGGACGTACTGTGCTTCAGCTGCAACGCAGCGCTGGGCCAATTCAAGGATCGGCCGGACGTCTTGGGGCGGCGGCCGAATATCCGGAAGGAAACGTGTGGAAGCCAACACTCGTAACGCCGGGCATCTACCTGCTGCCTTCCTGACGCCCGGCTCCTCGTCGTTCATGGACTTCCTCGGGGAGCACGCGCCGGAACTGCTGCCGGGCCGGCGTCCGCCGCTGCCCGTGCAGGGGACCATCGAGGCGCCGCACGGCACCACGATCGTCGCGGCGTCCTTCCCCGGCGGGGTGGTGCTCGCCGGTGACCGCCGCGCGACGATGGGCAACGTCATCGCGCAGCGCGACATCGAGAAGGTCTTCCCGGCCGACGAGTACTCGGCCGTCGGCATCGCCGGCACGGCCGGTCTCGCGGTCGAGATGGTCAAGCTCTTCCAGTTGGAGCTGGAGCACTTCGAGAAGGTCGAGGGCGCCCAACTCTCCCTGGAGGGCAAGGCGAACCGCCTCTCGACGATGATCCGCAGCAACCTCGGCATGGCCATGCAGGGCCTGGCCGTGGTGCCGCTGTTCGCCGGCTGGGACGTGGACCGCGAGAAGGGCCGCATCTTCTCGTACGACGTGACCGGCGGGCGCTCGGAGGAGCACGGCTTCGCCTCGACGGGCTCCGGCTCGGTCTTCGCGCGCGGCGCCCTCAAGAAGCTCTACCGCGAAGACCTCACGGAGAACCAGGCCGCCACGGCCGTGGTCCAGGCGCTGTACGACGCCGCGGACGACGACTCGGCGACCGGCGGCCCGGACATGGCCCGCCGGATCTACCCGATCGTCACGGTGATCACCGACGAGGGCTTCAAGCGGTACACCGAGGCGGAGGTGTCGGAGATCTCCCGCGCCATCCACGAGCAGCGGCTCGACCAGCCCGACGGCCCGCGTGCCGCGCTGCTCTGAGGACGGGAGACCGCCATGCACGCGCCACTGAGAGAGTCATTGACAGAAAGGGACGGATAGCCGGTGTCGACGCCGTTCTATGTCTCACCCCAGCAGGCCATGGCCGACCGGGCGGAGTACGCCCGCAAGGGCATCGCGCGCGGCCGCAGCGTCGTGGTGCTGCAGTACACCGACGGCGTGGTCTTCGTCGCCGAGAACCCGTCCCGGGCCCTGCACAAGGTCAGCGAGATCTACGACCGCATCGCCTTCGCGGCGGTCGGCAAGTACAACGAGTTCGAGAACCTGCGCATCGGCGGCGTGCGCTACGCCGACCTGCGCGGCTATACCTACGACCGCGCGGACGTGACCGCGCGCGGCCTTGCCAATGTCTACGCCCAGACCCTCGGCTCGATCTTCTCCAGCGCCGCCGAGAAGCCCTACGAGGTGGAGCTGATCGTCGCGGAGGTGGGCAACGCCCCCGAGGACGACCAGATCTACCGGTTGCCGCACGACGGCTCGATCGTGGACGAGCACGGTTCGGTCGCGGTCGGTGGCAACGCCGATCAGATCAGCAGCTACCTCGATCAGCGGCACCGCGACGGCATGACGCTGGGCGAGGCGCTGAAGCTGGCCGTCGAGTCGCTCTCCCGCGACAACAACGGCGGTGAACGCACGCTCTCCGCCGACCAGTTGGAGGTCGCGACCCTGGACCGTACGCGTCCGCAGCAGCGGAAGTTCAAGCGGATCCTGGGCCGTCAGCTCTCCCGGCTGCTGGAGGAGAACGGCGCCGCGGCCTCCGAGGGCGCCGCGGACGACGCTGCGGACTCCGAGGGCACGTCCGGCTCCGAAGGCGGTTCCGGCACGTCGTGACGCGACGCGGGCGGCGTACGGCGGGACCGTAGGCCGCCGCGGTACGGACGCGCCGCCGTCCGTACCGTACGGGCCTGTACGCGCCCCGGTGGGTAGGCACCCGCCGGGGCGCGCCGCGTTCCGGGGCCGCCGCGGCCGCCCCGCTCGCGTCCCCTACGGCGGCGGCGCCGTCGAGCCGCGCACCAGCAGCTCGACGGGCAGCGTCACGGGCTCCGGCGTGCCGCCGTCCAGGGCGGTCATCAGGGCGCGCATCCCGGCGGCCCCGACCTCCTCGGCGGGCAGCCCCACGGTCGTCAGTTCCGGCTCCACGGCCCTGGCCAGCGCCAGGTCGTCGATGCCGGTGACGGAGACGTCCTCCGGCACCCGCAGGCCCAGCCGGCGGGCCGCCTTGCAGGCGCCGGCCGCCAGCAGGTCGTCGTCGCACAGCAGGGCGGTGGGGCGGGGGCCCGGCCGGGTCAGGGCCGCGTGGGCCGCGTGCAGACCGGCTTCCACGCTGAGCGCGGCGGGCTCGCTGCGTACGTCCGCGTCCGGGACGCCGCGCAGCGCCTCCGCGAAGGCTGCGGACCGTACGTGGAAGGTCCAGGAGTCGATGGCGGCGGAGAGGTGGGTGATGCGGCGGTGGCCGAGGGCGAGCAGATGCGCGGTGAGCCGCCGGACGCCGTCGGCGATGTCGGGGTTGACGGTCGCGGTGGCCTGGGCGTCGTCCGGGTCGCTGTCCAGCATGACCAGCGGCAGCTCCTCGCCGCGCATGGCGGTCAGGGCGTCGGTGGCCATGGAGGAGGCGATGACGCCGTCGAGCGCCGCGCGCGCCGAGGCGAAGGGGTCGCGGGCCGGGCCGATCCCCTCGGGGGAGGGGTACAGGACGACGCCGAAGCCGTGGTCGGCGGCGGCGCGGGCCGCGCCGGTGTAGACGCGGGCGAAGTATTCGCTGGTCAAGGCGGGGACGACGAGCAGGGCGGTGCGGGTGCGGCCCATCCGCAGGTTGCGTGCGGCGAGGTTGGGGCGGTAGCCGAGGTCGCGCGCGGCGGCGCGTACCGCGTCGGCTTTGTGGGGTGAGACACGGCCGCGCCACTTGCCGCCCAGCACGAGGGAGACGGCGGCCTGCGAGACACCGGCGGCGCGGGCGACGTCGCGGCTGGTGACACGGGGTGCGGCGGTGGTGCCGGGCCGCGCCGCCGCCGGGTGCTCGTGGGTGGTCTCGTGGGCGGTCACCGGGGCCGGGCTCCTCGCGTCGTACGTCGCGGTATGGACCCGCGGGTTGTGCCCATGGTACGTATGACGCCGCACGTTATACGTAACACTTCCTGGCCGGGCCGGGGGAGAAGAGGCGGGCATGGCCGCTGGATACGCGGAATTGCTGAGGACGCGCCACGCGGCCCGGCTGCTGGCCGGAACGCTGATCGGCCGGCTGCCGAACGCGACCGGACCGCTCGCGGTGGTGCTCTTCACCCGGGCCGAGGGCGGCAGCTACGTCCTCGCGGGCGTGCTCTCCGCCGTGTACGGGGTGTGCAACGCGATCGGGCAGCCGCTCCTGGGGCGCGCGGTGGACGTGTACGGGCAGCCGCGCGTGATGCTGCCCTCCGCCGCGGTCTCCGCCCTGGGCATAGCGCTGCTGGCGGTCGTCGGCCTCGACCCGCTGCCCGTGGCGTACGCGGCCATGGTGATCGCCGGGTTCTTCACGCCGCCGCTGGAGGGCGGGCTGCGGGCGCTGTGGCCGGGGGTGCTCAAGCGCGCGGACCGGGTCCATGCCGCGTACGCGCTGGACGCGGTGGCGCAGGAAGTGCTCTTCGCGGTGGGTCCGTTGCTGGTGACGACGTGTGTGGCGCTCTGGTCGGAGCGGTGGGCGCTGCTGGTGATCAACGTGATCGGGGTGCTCGGCGCGCTCTCCGTGGTCGCCTCGCCGCCCTCGCGGCAGTGGCGCAGCGCGCCGCGTGAGGCGCACTGGCTCGGGGCCCTGCGGTCCTCCGGGATGCTGGTGCTGATCGCCTCGTTCTTCTTCGTGGGGCTGGCGCTCGGCTCCATCGCGGTGGCGGCGGTCGCGTACGCCGACCAGCACGGCGGCGGCATGGTCTCCAGCTACCTGCTGTCCGCGCTCGGCGTCGGCGCCCTCCTGGGCGGGGTGGTGTACGGCGCGCGGCAGTGGCCGGGGCACCCGGAGAACCGGCTGCGGCTGCTGGTGGCGCTGCTGGCGCTGGGGTACCTGCCGCTGGCGCTGACGCCGGGCGTGGTGGGGATGACGCTGCTGACGGGGGTGGCGGGGGTGTTCCTGGCGCCGGCGCTGGCGTGCGCGTTCGTCGTCGTGGACGGGCACGCGCCCAGGGGGACGGTCACCGAGGCGTTCTCCTGGCTGGTGACGACGTTCGGGGTCGGGTCCGCGCTGGGGATGACGGTGGTCGGGCCCGCGGTGGAGCGGGGCGGCCCGGCCGCCGGATTCGGCGTGGCGGGGGCGGGCGGCGTCGCCGCACTGCTCGTACTCCTGTCGACAAAGCGCTTTCTTTCCCCCGGTGGACGTGGGCTCGTGAGCGATGCTGTGCAGGCCACGGCGGAAAATGATCGGAACGAGGCCGCCCAACCCGGTTTCAGAGCAGGCCATCAGGCGTAATGTTCAGTCATGGACCGCCGCATTTTCGGGCTGGAGAACGAGTACGGCGTCACATGCACGTTCAGGGGACAGCGCCGACTGTCTCCTGACGAGGTGGCTCGGTACCTCTTCCGCCGTGTCGTGTCATGGGGCCGCAGCAGCAATGTCTTCCTGCGGAACGGCGCCCGCCTGTACCTGGACGTGGGATCGCACCCGGAATACGCAACTCCCGAGTGCGACAACGTGACCGAGCTGGTCACCCACGACAAGGCCGGCGAGCGCATTCTCGAAGGTCTGCTGGTCGACGCCGAGCGCCGCCTGCACGAGGAAGGAATCGCGGGCGACGTCTATCTCTTCAAGAACAACACCGATTCCGCCGGAAACTCCTATGGTTGCCACGAAAACTATCTCGTGGCCCGGCACGGGGAGTTCTCCCGGCTCGCGGACATTCTCATTCCGTTCCTGGTGACCCGTCAGCTCCTCTGCGGCGCGGGCAAGGTCCTGCAGACACCGCGCGGGGCCGTCTACTGCGTGAGCCAGCGCGCCGAGCACATCTGGGAGGGCGTCTCCTCCGCGACGACCCGCTCCCGTCCGATCATCAACACCCGCGACGAACCGCACGCCGACGCGGAGCGCTACCGCCGGCTGCACGTCATCGTCGGCGACTCCAACATGTCCGAGACGACCATGCTGCTGAAGGTCGGTGCCACCGACCTCGTCCTGCGCATGATCGAGGCGGGCACGGTCATGCGCGACCTGACCCTGGAGAACCCGATCCGGGCCATCCGGGAGGTCAGCCACGACATAACGGGCCGGCGCAAGGTACGGCTGGCCAGCGGCCGGGAGGCGTCCGCCCTGGAGGTCCAGCAGGAGTACTACGAGAAGGCGGTGGACTTCGTCGAACGGCGCGGTATCCGCACGGGCACCGTCGAGCAGGTCCTGGAGCTGTGGGGCCGTACGCTCGAAGCCGTCCGCGACGAGGACCTCGACCGGATCTCCACCGAGATCGACTGGGTGATGAAGTACCAGCTCATCGAGCGCTACCGCGCCAAGAACAACATCAGCATGTCGCATCCGAGGGTGGCGCAGATAGACCTCGCCTACCACGACATCCACCGCCGCCGGGGCCTCTACTACCTCCTGGAGCGGAAGGGCCAGGCGGCCCGTATCTGCAACGACTTGAAGATCTTCGAGGGCAAGTCGGTGCCGCCGCAGACCACCCGGGCCCGGCTGCGCGGCGACTTCATCCGCCGGGCGCAGGAGCAGCGCCGCGACTTCACCGTCGACTGGGTGCACCTGAAGCTCAACGACCAGGCGCAGCGCACGGTGCTGTGCAAGGACCCGTTCCGGTCCGTGGACGACCGGGTGGAGAAGCTGATCGCGGGGATGTGAGTCCGGTTCGTCACCGTATCCGGTGATACACCGGATACGGTGACGGCTCGGCCGTGGAAGTGCCTGGGGCGCCCGTGCTCCCGGCGCTCTGCCGTGCGGCGCGGCTGTTCCGCTGTGTTGCGCGGGGAAACGCACCCAGGGTCAGGTCGTAGAGTGGCGGGCATTGTCCACCCACCCGACGACCCCGAGTTGGACTTCATGAACTTCACGAAGAACACCCGCCGCGCCGCCGCCGCGGCGCTGACCGTTCCCCTCCTGCTGTTCACCGCCGCCTGTGGGTCCGATGACGGCAAGGGGTCGTCGGCCGCCGCGGTCGCCAAGGTGGAGGGGAAGCCCGGGGAGCAGCCCAAGATCACCGTGCCGAAGGACGCCAAGGCGTCCGACGAGGCGGTCACCAAGACGCTGCACGAGGGCTCGGGCGCGGCGGTCAAGAAGGGCGACTACGTACGGCTGGACTTCGCGGCGCAGACCATGAAGACCGGCCAGAACCTCGGCAGCACCTGGACCAAGCAGCCCGGCGCGGACGCGAAGGCGCCGCGCACCCAGATCGTCGGCGAGATCAGCGACCAGCCGACCCAGCAGCAGCTTCCGCAGAAGGTCATGGAGGCGGTCGCGGGCCAGAAGGTCGGCAGCCGCTTCGAGGTCGAGGGCACCGCCAAGGCGCTGGTCGGCGACAACCTGAACCCGCAGTCCGGCATCAAGCCGGAGGACGGCCTGGTGTGGGTCGTGGACGTGGTCGGCGCGGGCAAGGCCGACAAGAAGGGCAAGTCCGAGGGCGAGCAGGCGGCGCCGGAGGAGGGCATGCCCGAGGTGAAGTCGGAGGGCGAGAAGGCCGCGACGATCACCATCCCCAAGGGGGAGAAGGCGCCCGCCGACCTCAAGGAGCAGGTGCTGATCAAGGGCAAGGGCCCGAAGGTCAAGGCCGGTGACGGGCTGATCGCGCAGTACACCGGGGTGAAGTGGGAGGACGGCAAGAAGTTCGACTCCTCCTGGGACCACGGCGGCGCCACCGCCTTCCAGATCGGCACCGGTGCCGTCGTCAAGGGCTGGGACCAGGCCCTGGTCGGCAAGAGCGTCGGTGACCGGGTGGAGATCGTGATCCCGCCGAAGCTGGGCTACGGCGCGAACCCGCAGAGCGAGCTGGCGAAGAACACCCTGGTGTTCTCCGTCGACATCGTCGGCACCGTCTGAGCATGATCTGCCAGACTGTGCAGGTAGCTGTGCAGATTCTTTCGTAGGAGCACTTTCGTGAACATCGACAAGCCCGAGATCGACTTCCCCGAGGGCCCGGTCCCCACCGACCTGGAGATCGTGGACCTGTGGGAGGGTGACGGGGCCGTCGCCAAGGCCGGGGACTTCGTCAAGGTCCACTACGTCGGGGTCGCCTACAGCTCCGGCGAGGAGTTCGACGCGAGCTGGAACCGCGGCAAGCCGCTGGAGTTCCAGCTCGGCGCCGGCCAGGTCATCTCCGGCTGGGACCAGGGCGTCCAGGGCATGAAGGTCGGCGGCCGCCGCCGGCTGACCATCCCGCCGCACCTGGCCTACGGCGACCGCGGCGCCGGCGGCGGCCGGATCGCCCCGGGCGAGACGCTGATCTTCGTCTGCGACCTGGTGTCCGTCTGAGGACGACGGCAGCAGGTCCGTCCGGGGACGACGGCGGCCGGCCGCGGCACAGCGGCGGCCGGCCCGCACCGAGGGCCCGTGCCACCCGGCACGGGCCCTCGTCCTTCCCCGCCCGGCGCCCGCCGGCCCCGCCGCCCGTCACGGTCCGGACCCTCGGCTTTGCCGCAGGTCCCCGGAGCGGTACGGTCATCGGTCGGGAGTCCGACAAGAAAGGGCGTCGATGGCCATTGCCAAGGCCGAGCGGCTGATGAATCTGGCGCTGTGCCTTCTGGGTACCCGTCGCCCGCTGACCAAACGTGAACTGCGGTCCTCGATCGAGGCGTACGTGGAGACGTTCGGCTCCGGGGACGCCGGTACGGGCAGCGACGACTCCTTCAACCGGATGTTCGAGCGCGACAAGGACGACCTGCGCGAACTCGGCCTGGTCATCGAGACCGTCGAAGGGCTGGACGGCGAGACCGGCTACCTCGCACGCCGGGACAGCAACCGCCTGCCCCCGATCACCCTGGACGCGGCCGAGGCCGCCGCCCTCGGGCTCGCCGCCAAGATCTGGCAGCAGGCCCGGCTGGCCGGCGCCGCCAGCGGCGCGCTCCAGAAGCTGCGCGCGGCCGGCGTCCCCTTCCAGGACGACGACAGCTTCGAGGCACAGCAGCCCCACAGTGCCCTCGAACCCCGCATCCCCGCCCACGAGGCCGCCTTCGAGCCGCTGATGCTCGCCTGCCGCGACCGCCGGCCCGTCGTCTTCGACTACCGCAAGTCCAACGCCGCCCGCCCCGAGCAGCGCCAGGTGGAACCCTGGATACTGGAGTGCTGGCGCGGCCACTGGTACCTCGCCGGCTGGGACCGCGAACGGCAGGCCGAACGGGTCTTCCGGCTCTCCCGCATCACCGGCAAGGTGCGCTCCCGGCAGGGGAAGTTCACCGCCGAGGTGCCCGACCACGTCACCGTCCGCGAGACGGTGGAGAGCTGGGCGGGCGAGACCGCCACCGGCACCGCCCGGATCAGACTGCGCACCGACCACGGCTACCCGCTGCGCGCCCGCGCGCTGAGCATCCGTGAGCTGGGCGACGGCTGGGACGAACTGGAGATCCCGTACGGGCACGGGCTCGACGCCTGGCTGGTCGAGTTCGGCCCCGACGTGGTGGTGCTGGACCCCGCCGAGCTGCGGGCCGACGTCGTGGACCGGCTGCGCGCCGTGGCCAAGGGCTGAGAGGGACGGGACGCACACTCCATGGCTACCAACGCCATCGACCAGACCCGGCGGATGCTGTCGCTGGTCACCTACCTCCGCGAGCGCCCCGGCGCCCGCGTCTCCGACGTCGCCCGCGCCTTCGGCATCTCCGAGGACGAGCTGATCGGCGACCTCGACGTCCTGCCGATGTGCGGTACGAGCTTCCGCGGCGGCGACCTGCTCGACATCGACACCGACGGCGACCGCATCTGGTGGCACAACCCCGACGACGTCGCCGAGCCGCTGCGGCTGGCCGCCGACGAGGCGACCGCCCTGCTGGTCGCGGCCCGCGCCGTGGCCACCCTGCCCGGCCTGCGCGAGGGCGACCGGCAGGCGCTGCTGCGCGCCACCGCCAAGCTGGAGGCCGCGGCGGGCGAGGCGGCCGGCGCCAGCTCCCGCGTCTCGGTCACCTTCGAGTCGGAGGGCGGCGTCTTCGCCGACGTCGACCGGGCCATCGCCGAGCGCCGCCGGCTGTGGCTGCGCTACTACTCACCCGCGCGCGACGAGCTGACCGAGCGCGAGGTCGACCCGATCCGCCTGTTTGCGGTCGGCCACACCTACGTCGAGGCGTGGTGCCGCCTCTCGGAGGCCCGCCGCACCTTCCGGCTCGACCGGGTCGCCGAGATCAAACTGCTGGACGCCCCCGCCGACCCGCCGCCCGTCGAACTGCGCGACCTCTCCGAAGGACTGGTGCAGCCCGCGGCCGAGGACCCCGAGGTCGTCATCGAGGTGGCGCCCGGCGGACGCTGGGTGGCCGAGTACTACCCGCACGACAGCGCCGAGGAACTGCCGGACGGCGGCCTGCGCATCACCCTGCGCACCCCCGACCCCGCCTCGCTGCGGCGGCTCGCGCTGCGCCTGGGCCGGGACGGTCGGATCGTGTCGCCGCAGGCCCTGGCGGACAGCGCGCGCCAGGCGTCCCGGCAGGCGCTCGCGGCGTACGGCGAATAGGACGCGGAGGGCGGCGGCACGATGACGACGACCATGGCGGGCGCGATGACCACGACCCTGACCGGCCCGGTGCTCTTCAAAGCGGCCTGCCCCGACTGCCGAAGCTGCTTCGAGCTGGCGTCGGACGCCCTGCGCCTGGCCATCGGCGCCAGCAGCCGCACCACCTTCTACTCCTTCACCTGCCCGGACTGCGGCAGCGCGGTCCGCAAACCGGCGGGGGAGCGGATCATCGAGCTGCTGACGGGGGGCGGGGTGCGGACCTTGCGGTTGCACTGTGGGTGAACGTGGTGAACGCCCGCGCCGGGTCCGGCTCCGAAGGCCAATAGTATGTCCCACTTTCCGTGAAACCCGTCACGTTCGCACCCCTCGATAGGCTTCGCCCCATGCTCTGGCCCATGATCGCCATCGCCCTCGGATTTCTCGGCATCGCCGTCCTGGGGATTCTCGCCGTCCGCGTCTTCGTGGAGGTACGGCGGCTGGCCCGCCAGGTCGGACAGACCTCGGAGCGCATCCAGCGGGCCGCGCAGGACCTGGAGCGGGCGGCTGTACCGCTCGC
Proteins encoded in this region:
- a CDS encoding helix-turn-helix transcriptional regulator; the encoded protein is MATNAIDQTRRMLSLVTYLRERPGARVSDVARAFGISEDELIGDLDVLPMCGTSFRGGDLLDIDTDGDRIWWHNPDDVAEPLRLAADEATALLVAARAVATLPGLREGDRQALLRATAKLEAAAGEAAGASSRVSVTFESEGGVFADVDRAIAERRRLWLRYYSPARDELTEREVDPIRLFAVGHTYVEAWCRLSEARRTFRLDRVAEIKLLDAPADPPPVELRDLSEGLVQPAAEDPEVVIEVAPGGRWVAEYYPHDSAEELPDGGLRITLRTPDPASLRRLALRLGRDGRIVSPQALADSARQASRQALAAYGE
- a CDS encoding MFS transporter: MAAGYAELLRTRHAARLLAGTLIGRLPNATGPLAVVLFTRAEGGSYVLAGVLSAVYGVCNAIGQPLLGRAVDVYGQPRVMLPSAAVSALGIALLAVVGLDPLPVAYAAMVIAGFFTPPLEGGLRALWPGVLKRADRVHAAYALDAVAQEVLFAVGPLLVTTCVALWSERWALLVINVIGVLGALSVVASPPSRQWRSAPREAHWLGALRSSGMLVLIASFFFVGLALGSIAVAAVAYADQHGGGMVSSYLLSALGVGALLGGVVYGARQWPGHPENRLRLLVALLALGYLPLALTPGVVGMTLLTGVAGVFLAPALACAFVVVDGHAPRGTVTEAFSWLVTTFGVGSALGMTVVGPAVERGGPAAGFGVAGAGGVAALLVLLSTKRFLSPGGRGLVSDAVQATAENDRNEAAQPGFRAGHQA
- a CDS encoding FKBP-type peptidyl-prolyl cis-trans isomerase encodes the protein MNIDKPEIDFPEGPVPTDLEIVDLWEGDGAVAKAGDFVKVHYVGVAYSSGEEFDASWNRGKPLEFQLGAGQVISGWDQGVQGMKVGGRRRLTIPPHLAYGDRGAGGGRIAPGETLIFVCDLVSV
- a CDS encoding helix-turn-helix transcriptional regulator; this translates as MAIAKAERLMNLALCLLGTRRPLTKRELRSSIEAYVETFGSGDAGTGSDDSFNRMFERDKDDLRELGLVIETVEGLDGETGYLARRDSNRLPPITLDAAEAAALGLAAKIWQQARLAGAASGALQKLRAAGVPFQDDDSFEAQQPHSALEPRIPAHEAAFEPLMLACRDRRPVVFDYRKSNAARPEQRQVEPWILECWRGHWYLAGWDRERQAERVFRLSRITGKVRSRQGKFTAEVPDHVTVRETVESWAGETATGTARIRLRTDHGYPLRARALSIRELGDGWDELEIPYGHGLDAWLVEFGPDVVVLDPAELRADVVDRLRAVAKG
- the prcA gene encoding proteasome subunit alpha, with amino-acid sequence MSTPFYVSPQQAMADRAEYARKGIARGRSVVVLQYTDGVVFVAENPSRALHKVSEIYDRIAFAAVGKYNEFENLRIGGVRYADLRGYTYDRADVTARGLANVYAQTLGSIFSSAAEKPYEVELIVAEVGNAPEDDQIYRLPHDGSIVDEHGSVAVGGNADQISSYLDQRHRDGMTLGEALKLAVESLSRDNNGGERTLSADQLEVATLDRTRPQQRKFKRILGRQLSRLLEENGAAASEGAADDAADSEGTSGSEGGSGTS
- the prcB gene encoding proteasome subunit beta, producing MEANTRNAGHLPAAFLTPGSSSFMDFLGEHAPELLPGRRPPLPVQGTIEAPHGTTIVAASFPGGVVLAGDRRATMGNVIAQRDIEKVFPADEYSAVGIAGTAGLAVEMVKLFQLELEHFEKVEGAQLSLEGKANRLSTMIRSNLGMAMQGLAVVPLFAGWDVDREKGRIFSYDVTGGRSEEHGFASTGSGSVFARGALKKLYREDLTENQAATAVVQALYDAADDDSATGGPDMARRIYPIVTVITDEGFKRYTEAEVSEISRAIHEQRLDQPDGPRAALL
- a CDS encoding endonuclease domain-containing protein, encoding MDHDRRTGKVRDVLCFSCNAALGQFKDRPDVLGRRPNIRKETCGSQHS
- a CDS encoding FKBP-type peptidyl-prolyl cis-trans isomerase, with amino-acid sequence MNFTKNTRRAAAAALTVPLLLFTAACGSDDGKGSSAAAVAKVEGKPGEQPKITVPKDAKASDEAVTKTLHEGSGAAVKKGDYVRLDFAAQTMKTGQNLGSTWTKQPGADAKAPRTQIVGEISDQPTQQQLPQKVMEAVAGQKVGSRFEVEGTAKALVGDNLNPQSGIKPEDGLVWVVDVVGAGKADKKGKSEGEQAAPEEGMPEVKSEGEKAATITIPKGEKAPADLKEQVLIKGKGPKVKAGDGLIAQYTGVKWEDGKKFDSSWDHGGATAFQIGTGAVVKGWDQALVGKSVGDRVEIVIPPKLGYGANPQSELAKNTLVFSVDIVGTV
- a CDS encoding LacI family DNA-binding transcriptional regulator, yielding MRRHTYHGHNPRVHTATYDARSPAPVTAHETTHEHPAAARPGTTAAPRVTSRDVARAAGVSQAAVSLVLGGKWRGRVSPHKADAVRAAARDLGYRPNLAARNLRMGRTRTALLVVPALTSEYFARVYTGAARAAADHGFGVVLYPSPEGIGPARDPFASARAALDGVIASSMATDALTAMRGEELPLVMLDSDPDDAQATATVNPDIADGVRRLTAHLLALGHRRITHLSAAIDSWTFHVRSAAFAEALRGVPDADVRSEPAALSVEAGLHAAHAALTRPGPRPTALLCDDDLLAAGACKAARRLGLRVPEDVSVTGIDDLALARAVEPELTTVGLPAEEVGAAGMRALMTALDGGTPEPVTLPVELLVRGSTAPPP
- a CDS encoding ubiquitin-like protein Pup, translating into MATKDTGGGQQKATRSTEEVEEQSQDAQAADDLKERQEKLSDDVDSVLDEIDDVLEENAEDFVRSFVQKGGQ
- the pafA gene encoding Pup--protein ligase, giving the protein MDRRIFGLENEYGVTCTFRGQRRLSPDEVARYLFRRVVSWGRSSNVFLRNGARLYLDVGSHPEYATPECDNVTELVTHDKAGERILEGLLVDAERRLHEEGIAGDVYLFKNNTDSAGNSYGCHENYLVARHGEFSRLADILIPFLVTRQLLCGAGKVLQTPRGAVYCVSQRAEHIWEGVSSATTRSRPIINTRDEPHADAERYRRLHVIVGDSNMSETTMLLKVGATDLVLRMIEAGTVMRDLTLENPIRAIREVSHDITGRRKVRLASGREASALEVQQEYYEKAVDFVERRGIRTGTVEQVLELWGRTLEAVRDEDLDRISTEIDWVMKYQLIERYRAKNNISMSHPRVAQIDLAYHDIHRRRGLYYLLERKGQAARICNDLKIFEGKSVPPQTTRARLRGDFIRRAQEQRRDFTVDWVHLKLNDQAQRTVLCKDPFRSVDDRVEKLIAGM